Part of the Paracoccus sp. S3-43 genome, CTTCTGCAAGCCGGAACTGCGGTTCTGCGCGTGTCGGACGTCTTCAACGACGCCTGCGTGAAATGGAAGGTCCGCTATGGCCAGTCGGCCAAGGACTGGATCACCGCCCCCGGCCACCCGGAACTGCGCCTGCGGGGGATCCTGTGTTCGATCGAGCAGGACGGGGAGGTGCGCTTGGGCGATCCGATCCGCAAGCTGGGCTAATCGGCCGAAAGCCGCACCAGCTTGCTTGCCAGTTCAAGCAAACGGCACTGCCTAATCCGAAAAGGCCGACTGCTTGCGACGCCAGCAGGAAGCTGGACTTAGCTTCCTATCCGGCATAGCATTCTTTCCGTCAAAATCTTTTCGGTGATAAGTCATGGACTTTGCGGTTCGATTTCGTCCTTGGTCCTCACGTGTGTCTGCTTTGACGCAACGTAATATACTCATAGACGAAGCTGTCGAGCAGCAAACCTTAGCTCCTGCTCAACCTTTGCATTTGAAAAAGACCATAGAGCTACCCAATCAGGCAGAGAAGATATGTGGCTTCACCTCGGCTTCCAACCGGCAGCAGCAGGAATCCAATCTTTATGGGACAATTATTGAAAATGGCCCGACAAAGTTGTACCGATATAAAGACGTTCTACTGACTCCTTCGGGATTTTACAGCAGCCGCAGATTTGTCAGAAGGCCCGGAGCACGGCGAGAGCTGCTTCCTTACACAGACCACATTGAGGAAATAGAAGACGGTTTATACATTTCCTCCAGGCATATAGAGAAATATTTTGGGCACTGGATCCACGATGCAAGCCCGCAAGAACAGTTAGCCAAAAACATCGGCCTTCGCCCTGTCATGGCAGATTTGTCGAAATGGACCCATGTTGCCGAGTATCGAGATTTGGCCGATCTCAGTCAGCCTCTGCTCACGAAAGCAGTCTTTTTCAGGTCAATCTGGATTGCCGATGACCGCCACCTGAATTCTCATCGCGTGTCGCGGCTCCATCAGTTGCGGGACAAGGTTGTTTCAGGCCTGCCTGCCACAAAGGCAAGGCAAGGCGTTTTTATCAGAAGGCGGATGGCTGGATCTCGGGAACTTCGCAATGAAGCTGAAATCATCGAGACTTTGAGGCAGAAGAACTTTTCCGTTCTAGATCCGACACAATCAACCGCTCGCGAAATAGCGGCCATCCTTTCCAACTCTAAAATAGCTATAGCGATTGAGGGTTCGGCTGTCTGCCACACGCTGCTTTCGCTTCGTGAAGGCGCAGGACTGATCGTTATACAGCCTGCCGATCATTTCAATGCCCTAGGCCGCATCTATGCTAACGCCATGGGTCACCATTACGGTTATACGGTTGCAGACAGGGTAGAAGGCGGCTATGTCCAGAATACAGGGGATCTCATGCGGACCATCGACTTGGTAGAGACTGCCATGGCAGCTTCTTGATCGGCCGCTTTCTATTCCTCAGAAAAATAGCTTTTGCCTAATCCGCAAGGTCATTCCGCAAACAGCCGCGCCGCGCCCGCCTGCATGTCAGGGCCGATGCGGTCGAACCGCACATGGGCCAGGGCATGGCCGCCCGACTGGGTGAACAGGGTGCCGACCTCGCGCCCCTCGGCGGCAATCGGCGTGCCCACCGGGGCCTCGCCTTCGATCCGCAGACGGACCAGGCCTTTGCGCAATTCGGTCTTGTGCTTCATGCGGGCCGTCACTTCTTGCCCGACATAGCAGCCCTTGCGGAAATCGACGCCGTGCAGGCGCTCGAATCCGGCTTCCAGGATGAAGGTCTCGTTCGGGATCAGCTCGACCAGGGTTTCGGGGATAGTATGCTGGACGCGGATGGCGTCGAAATCGGTGCCGTCGTCGCCCGTTCCGCCATACAGCCGCCAGCCAAGCGCGGGATGCCGGGGGTCGGGGATCGCGCCCTCCGGTGCCGGGCCGGTGCCTCGCGCGACGGTCATGCCGGTCGCCTCCAGCGCCACCCTGGATCGCAGCCTGTACATCGACAGACGCCGCATCAGGTCGTCGGCCAGCCGCGCGTCCACGTCGATCAGCAGCGAGTCGCCATCCGGCACGATCAGGAAATCGGCCAGATACTTGCCCTGCGGCGTCAGCAGCGCGGCCCAGCAGGGCGCGCGGGTCACGTCGTTGCTGACCAGCCCTTGCAGGAAGGGGACGCGGTCCTCTCCGGTCAGGCGGATGATCTGGCGGGTCATTGGCGTTCTCCGAATTGGAGGGCGACAAGGCGGGCATAGGCGCCGCCCTGAGCGATCAACTGGGCATGGCTGCCCTGTTCGACAACCCTGCCCTGTTCGATCACGACGATCTTGTCGGCGTCGCGGATGGTCGACAGCCGGTGCGCGATGACCAGCGTCGTCCGCCCCTGCGACAGGGTTTCCAGCGCCTCCTGGACCAGCCGTTCGCTGGCGGTATCCAGCGCGCTTGTCGCCTCGTCCAGCAGCAGCACGGGCGCGTCGCGCAGGATGGCGCGGGCGATGGCGATCCGCTGGCGCTGCCCGCCCGATAGGGCCGATCCGCGCGGCCCG contains:
- a CDS encoding glycosyltransferase family 61 protein; translated protein: MDFAVRFRPWSSRVSALTQRNILIDEAVEQQTLAPAQPLHLKKTIELPNQAEKICGFTSASNRQQQESNLYGTIIENGPTKLYRYKDVLLTPSGFYSSRRFVRRPGARRELLPYTDHIEEIEDGLYISSRHIEKYFGHWIHDASPQEQLAKNIGLRPVMADLSKWTHVAEYRDLADLSQPLLTKAVFFRSIWIADDRHLNSHRVSRLHQLRDKVVSGLPATKARQGVFIRRRMAGSRELRNEAEIIETLRQKNFSVLDPTQSTAREIAAILSNSKIAIAIEGSAVCHTLLSLREGAGLIVIQPADHFNALGRIYANAMGHHYGYTVADRVEGGYVQNTGDLMRTIDLVETAMAAS
- a CDS encoding folate-binding protein; the encoded protein is MTRQIIRLTGEDRVPFLQGLVSNDVTRAPCWAALLTPQGKYLADFLIVPDGDSLLIDVDARLADDLMRRLSMYRLRSRVALEATGMTVARGTGPAPEGAIPDPRHPALGWRLYGGTGDDGTDFDAIRVQHTIPETLVELIPNETFILEAGFERLHGVDFRKGCYVGQEVTARMKHKTELRKGLVRLRIEGEAPVGTPIAAEGREVGTLFTQSGGHALAHVRFDRIGPDMQAGAARLFAE